In the bacterium genome, AAATCGGTGCTAAAGACCGGAAAGGAATCACCCGGCGTGCACACCCATGTTTCCGGCGCCGGCAGTTGCACCTTCCTGTATCGCCCCTGCACCCGGCCCGAACGATCGATCAGCACCGCGGTGTTGTAGCAGCGATCGGTCTCTTTTTCGAAAAAGCAGGCGATGACGTACATGTTGTATTTCTTCGCCGTACGGCCCAGGGCGTCGGTGAACGGGCCAGGGATGGTCTCGCAGTGGTCGACGAACCGTTGAGGATGGTCCAGGTCCATCATGCAGGAATAGATGCCGAGAATATCCTCGGTGGTGCAGGCGACGTCGGATTTGCGTTCGCCGGCCAGCTGCAGCAGACGCAGAATGTTCTCCTTGTTTTTATCGACCATCCCGCGGAGGTCTGCCGCCCGAAAGCCGGGATGAAACGGATTGGCCGTGGCCGGGCCGGCGGCTGAGGCGGACTGCAGGAGCGAGACAACCGTTTTCGACTCGGTTTTCTTCTGCACGGGGCTGGCGGCCAGGGGAGCCGCAGCGCCCGCCACCGCAGTGGCGGCCGCTGTGCTGAAAAAAGTCCGTCGGTTCATGTTCGAGATCCTCCACACGGGATGAGCGAAGTGGTGCAGTGCAGCTACTTCCCCAAATGACCGAAGCGTTTGATAAAGGCTGCGACGGTCATATTGCCGCCTTTGGCCAGCGACTGGACAAAAGACTCGTCTTCGAAATCCCGTCTTTCCAAACGAACCATGTAGCTGCGGGCGACCTGATAGGATTCGCTGGTGGTGTCGACCAGACGCACGGTGGTTTTTTTGGTATCGGGATCGATAATGTCTTTAAAGTAGAGGGGGATCAATTTGCCGTTGTCCACGCAGATCATCGCGTTCTGTTTGTGACGCGGATTATTGCTGAGCAGGTAGCGCACGGCGTTGTAGCCTAGATCGCGTGTGTATTCCTGATCAAAGGGAATGGGATCGGCGCAGCGCAGGACGTAGCCGATGTTGATGTCCACCAGCTGACGATGGTCGCCCCGTTTTTCAAAACGCCGTTCGATGTTGGATTTGATGATCTTGCCCAGATCGATCTCCGCCAGCAGTGGATTGCCGAAGTGGTCGTATTTGAACTCGCTGCGGCGGTTTTTTTTCAGCTCCTTCGGGTCCAAGCGCAAAGCCACGCCTTCCGCGATGACCACCACGCCGTGATTGTGGCCCATGGCGCGTCGTTTGAGGATCGCGCCTTCGATTACGTCGCACACGGATTCGAGCGATATTTTTTTCTTTTGCGGGAACTCTTCGGAGATGATGGCCAGCGTGGCGCCGGCGGATTTGGCGATGCCGAGGCCCAGGTGTCCGGCGCTGCGGCCCATGGCGACGACGATGTACCAGCGGTCTGTGGTACGGGCGTCTTCCATCAGGTTTTTAACCAGCGTGGCGCCCAGATTGCGCGCGGTCTGATAGCCAAAGGTCGGCAGATTGTTGGGCAAGGGCAGATCATTGTCGATGGTCTTGGGCACATGGGCGAATTTAATCTCGCCCTTGGCAGCACGGGAGATCTCCACGGCGCCGTACGCGGTGTCGTCGCCGCCGATGGTGATCATGTAGCGGATGCCGAGCGATTTAAGATGCTTGACCGCGTTGTCGACGCCGCCGGGTATTTTCGTCGGATTGGTACGGGAGGTGAACAGAATGCTGCCGCCGTCAAAATGAATGCGGGAGACATCGCTGATGCGCAGTTCACGGACGTGATCGTTGAAATCTTTTTCGCTTTCACGCACCAGCCATTTATAGCCGTGCTGCAGGCCATAGACCGCGAGCTTGTTGCGGCGCGCTTCAATCGTGGCGGCTGCGATCACGCCGTTGATCCCCGGCGCCGGCCCACCACCCACCAGGATCCCCAGATTGCCGGTGAAGGAATTATTTTTCATGTTTTTTTTCTCCTGTTTTGTGTGCAGGACGACTCAGGTCCAGGCCTTGTCGTCAAGCTTGTTCTCCATTGCCCGATGGATAAGACCCCAGCACCTTGACAAAGGTGGTGATCTCTTCCAGATGACGAATGGCGTTACGACATTCCGCCATGCCCAGATGACCGGAAAAATCCAGATAAAAAATATATTCCCAAGGTTTGTTGCGCATGGGGCGTGATTCTATTTTGCACAGATCGATGTCGCGCAGCGCAAAGACGCTCAGGCTCTTGAACAGAGCGCCGGCGATGTTTTTCATGGCAAAGACCACCGAGGTCTTGTTCGGCGCTGCCAGCGGTTCCGGCTGCGCTGCGATCACCAGAAACCGGGTATAGTTCTCCGCCACATCCTGAATTTGTTCCGCCAGGATCTGCATTTGCAGATCCTGCGCCGCCCGGCGGCTGGCGATGGCGGCCGCGTTCTGCAGCTGTCGCTCTTTGATCATTCTGACGCTGCCGGCGGTGTCAAAGCTCGGGATCGCCTCCACCCCCTCCAGACCGGTGAGAAACAGGCGGCACTGTTCCAGCGCCTGCGGGTGAGAATAGATCTTTTTCACCGCCGCCAGAGTCACGCCGAGATTGGCGATCAGGGTTTGGTCGATTTTCAGGAACACCTCGCCGACGATGTGAAGGTTTTTTTCCAACAGCAGATCAAAGTTACGGTGGATGCTGCCGGTCAGCGAGTTCTCCACCGGAATAAGCCCGTATTGGGTAAGCCCTTTTTCCACGCTTTCAAACACCTGCTCAAAGGTTCGGTTCGGCAGACCGCGGCAGCGATCGTGGAACACTTTTTGCGCAGCTATCTCGCTGAAAGCATAGTGATCGCCCTGAAAGGCGACCGTGACGACAGGGGTGTCAGTTTCTTTCATATGATCCGTAAAAAAAATGAACTGAAAAATAGGAATCTTGAGCGAAAAAAGCAAGATTTACCTGTGCACCAACCCTACGCGTCGCTATTTGTCTGTTTGTGCGGCAGCTGCGTGGCGCCTACACCGCCTTGGTCAACGCGCCGCCGGCGGGTACCAGTGGGAATCGGGGTGAAGCATGCGCCAGGCGTGCCGACTGATGTCCGCGATGCGACGGCAGAGGAAGAAAAGCGGCAGGGAGAAAAAAGCGCCGGTGTAGCCGGCAAACGCCAGGCCGGTGAAAAAGCAGGCGAACAGCACCGGCTTTCGCACTTTAGGGCGGACAGCGTACAACAACGGGTTAAGGAACAGGTATTTCATCAGCCAGAGTACCGCGAAACTGATGATCAAACCGATGAGCGCCAGCAGCCCGCTCTGTTTCCAGGGCAAAAAGATCGACGTAAGCCCGGCTGACCATGGCAGGCCGACCAGGGGCGTCAGACTTCCCAGACCGAACAGCAGCGCCAGATCATAGCGGTGCGGAAATCCAAGCAGGCTGAGACTCAGCCACCAGCCGAAGGTCAACGTCAGGAATGATATCGTTTCTGCAGTCAGATAGCGCGCCAACTGATCCGGCAGCTCGTGGAGAAACAGCACGCCCGGTTCGAACCATCGTGCAGGAAATTTTTTCAGGATCATCCTTCTGAGCAACGGTCCGATGATCGCTGCCCAAGCGACCAGGCTGAAGGCCCAGGTCAGGTATGCGCGCTTGACAAATAGATGTTCCCTCACCCGGCGGCTGAAGGTCAGGATGTTCTGTTGCACCTGTTGTATGTTGGTCTGCAGAACATGCACGGCATCGGCGTTTTCCGGAAGCGAAGCCCTGGCCGGCATGGCCGGAGCCGTTGGCTTGGACATAGGATCAGGGAGGAGCCAGAGTGCGGCGCAGACCAGCAGCAGCGGCCAGAGCGCATAGCGGGCTGCGGAAGAACCCCGGCGAAACAAGTACAGCGCTGAGGAGAGCAGCACCGCCGGCAGCAGCACAGGGGCCAAAGCGGGGAAGAGCCGGTCAGTGATCATAAGCAGAAAAGCAAAGGCGAAAAACAGGCCGAGCTGCACAGCCAGCTTGCCGCGATTGGACTTGTCCAGGTTTATCTCAAAGGGCATGGCGGATGTCGACTATAATAGGATGTTGGCTTGATTCAGCCGTGCGGTCAGGGCGTGGAACTCGATTCTGGAATCGAGCCACTCCTGATAAATCTCCTGCTGCAGCGCAGTCAAGAGTTTAAGCGTCAACGCCGGTTCTTTTTTCTGCAGCATGAGAAAATCCTGGCGCACCAGAGCGAGCAGGATGCAGGGCTCCAAGGTCAGGGCGGTTTCCGGGTGCTGGTTTTCTTCCGGCCACAGCGCCGCTCGCCCCAAGGAACGTCCGGCGGTCACAACGGCCAGCCGGTGGATTTTACCATCCTCCCCGCAGCGTTGTAGAGAGAGGGTGCCGCTCTTGAGCAGATAGAAACTGACGGCCGGCGCATCCTGTTGATAGACGGTCTGGTGGCTGGCCAGGTCCAGAGAATGGAGCAGCCGGCTCAAACGGGTGAACTCGCTGATGGTGAGACGGCGAAAGAGGGAAAAAGCCTCCTTGTCATCGGCGTAGGGATGGGCGGATCGGGCGGTCACTCCCTTTGTCTCCTTTTGTGATTGACAAAATATAGGCAACAACAGCCAGAGTGTCAAGATGAAAAGCTGTACGGCCAGCGGGACAACACGGTCAACGTGCGTTTTTTATTGATTTTGTCCTGTTTTCCTTGTACTTTACATTTAAATCTGCCGGGGAGGACGAGCCGCATAAGAGCGGGGTGGGCAAAGTGATGAGGCAAGATTGTCCTGATGTTTAAAGGATCGGCGAGTGGGATGAAGAGGTTTCATTTCAAACGGTTCGGGGTTGCCGCCTGGTCGGTGTGCTTGGCCTGGTCTGCTGCGTCCGGACAGGATGAGGTGAGCAACCGCAAAAAAGAGCTGGCCGCTCTGCGACAGCAAAGCGCTGCCTATGAGAAGGAGCTGAAAAAGCATAGCCGGGATGAAGCCGTTGAGCTACAGTATCTGGCTCATTTGAACAAAGAGATCGATCTGACCCGCAGCTATGTTACAGCGTTGAACCGCGATTTGCGTCGGCTGGAGCAGCAGATGGGCCGTCGCGGCCGAG is a window encoding:
- a CDS encoding cyclic nucleotide-binding domain-containing protein, with product MTARSAHPYADDKEAFSLFRRLTISEFTRLSRLLHSLDLASHQTVYQQDAPAVSFYLLKSGTLSLQRCGEDGKIHRLAVVTAGRSLGRAALWPEENQHPETALTLEPCILLALVRQDFLMLQKKEPALTLKLLTALQQEIYQEWLDSRIEFHALTARLNQANILL
- a CDS encoding 6-phosphofructokinase, whose product is MKNNSFTGNLGILVGGGPAPGINGVIAAATIEARRNKLAVYGLQHGYKWLVRESEKDFNDHVRELRISDVSRIHFDGGSILFTSRTNPTKIPGGVDNAVKHLKSLGIRYMITIGGDDTAYGAVEISRAAKGEIKFAHVPKTIDNDLPLPNNLPTFGYQTARNLGATLVKNLMEDARTTDRWYIVVAMGRSAGHLGLGIAKSAGATLAIISEEFPQKKKISLESVCDVIEGAILKRRAMGHNHGVVVIAEGVALRLDPKELKKNRRSEFKYDHFGNPLLAEIDLGKIIKSNIERRFEKRGDHRQLVDINIGYVLRCADPIPFDQEYTRDLGYNAVRYLLSNNPRHKQNAMICVDNGKLIPLYFKDIIDPDTKKTTVRLVDTTSESYQVARSYMVRLERRDFEDESFVQSLAKGGNMTVAAFIKRFGHLGK
- the pheA gene encoding prephenate dehydratase; the encoded protein is MKETDTPVVTVAFQGDHYAFSEIAAQKVFHDRCRGLPNRTFEQVFESVEKGLTQYGLIPVENSLTGSIHRNFDLLLEKNLHIVGEVFLKIDQTLIANLGVTLAAVKKIYSHPQALEQCRLFLTGLEGVEAIPSFDTAGSVRMIKERQLQNAAAIASRRAAQDLQMQILAEQIQDVAENYTRFLVIAAQPEPLAAPNKTSVVFAMKNIAGALFKSLSVFALRDIDLCKIESRPMRNKPWEYIFYLDFSGHLGMAECRNAIRHLEEITTFVKVLGSYPSGNGEQA
- a CDS encoding AI-2E family transporter, giving the protein MPFEINLDKSNRGKLAVQLGLFFAFAFLLMITDRLFPALAPVLLPAVLLSSALYLFRRGSSAARYALWPLLLVCAALWLLPDPMSKPTAPAMPARASLPENADAVHVLQTNIQQVQQNILTFSRRVREHLFVKRAYLTWAFSLVAWAAIIGPLLRRMILKKFPARWFEPGVLFLHELPDQLARYLTAETISFLTLTFGWWLSLSLLGFPHRYDLALLFGLGSLTPLVGLPWSAGLTSIFLPWKQSGLLALIGLIISFAVLWLMKYLFLNPLLYAVRPKVRKPVLFACFFTGLAFAGYTGAFFSLPLFFLCRRIADISRHAWRMLHPDSHWYPPAAR
- a CDS encoding carbon-nitrogen hydrolase family protein, coding for MNRRTFFSTAAATAVAGAAAPLAASPVQKKTESKTVVSLLQSASAAGPATANPFHPGFRAADLRGMVDKNKENILRLLQLAGERKSDVACTTEDILGIYSCMMDLDHPQRFVDHCETIPGPFTDALGRTAKKYNMYVIACFFEKETDRCYNTAVLIDRSGRVQGRYRKVQLPAPETWVCTPGDSFPVFSTD